Within the Candidatus Delongbacteria bacterium genome, the region ACGGTGCGGCGCCTGGCCCGGGAGCTGGGCGTGGACATCCGCCGCGTGGCGGGCGCCGGACCCGGCGGCCGGATCTCGCGCGAGGACGTCAAGGCCCACGTCAAAGAGCTGCTGGCGCGGTCCGCCAGCGTGGACGCTGGCGGACCCGGCCTGCCCGCCGAGGATCTGCCCGACTTCAGCCGCTGGGGCGCGGTGGAGGAGCTGCCGCTCAGCGGCGTGCGCCGGACCACGGCCCGGCACCTGGCCAGCGCCTGGCTGCTCACGCCGCGGGTCACCCAGCAGGATCGGGCGGACATCACGGAGCTGGAGGCCTTCCGCAAGCGCCAGCAGGCCCTGCTGGATCGCCGGCCGGACGCCCCGCGCCTGACCATGACGGCCATCCTGATCCGCGTGCTGGCCCAGGCCCTGCGGCAGTTTCCCCAGGTCAACGCCAGCCTGGACCTCGGGCGCGAGAAGTTGATCCGCAAGCACTACTGCCACGTGGGCGTGGCCGTGGACACGGAGCGCGGCCTGCTGGTGCCCGTGCTGCGCGACGCCGACCACAAGGGCGTGCTCCAGCTGGCCCGCGAGTTGGGCGAGCTGTCCCGGCGGGCCCGGGAGCGCAAGAGCGGGCCCGAGGAGCTGCAGGGCGCGTGTGTCACGCTCACCAATCTGGGCGGGATCGGCGGCACGGGCTTCACGCCCATCGTCAACCACCCGGAGGCGGCCATTCTGGGGGTCTCCCGGGCCAGCGTGGAGCCGGTCTGGAACGAGGCCACGCGCACCTTTGAGCCGCGCCTGCTGCTGCCGCTCTCGCTCTCCTACGATCACCGCATCGTGGACGGGGCGGACGGCGCGCGCTTCACGCGTTGGATCTGCGAGGCGCTGGAGTCCCCGCTGCTGCTGGTCTTCTAGCGGGGGCGTCGATTCGAGAACGGACACGAAGGGCACGAAGACGGCACGCAGGGCACGGAGATCCTGAGAAGGCCTGGGAGTCGAGAACGGACTGGGAAACGGGTGGCGAGGATTGCCTGGCTTGAGTTCAGGTCCATGATTGGATCCTTCGTGTTCTTCGGATTTCTTCCCGTGCTTCGTGTCCGGTGCGTGCTGCAAACCAAGTGGAGACCCGCATGAGCGAGATCACCCACGCCCCCCTGCTGATTCTGGGCGCCGGACCGGGCGGCTACGCCGCGGCCTTCTTGGCCGCCGACCTGGGGCTGGAGCCCGTGCTGGTGGCCCCGGAGGAGAACCCGGGTGGCGTTTGCCTGCACGTGGGCTGCATTCCCTCCAAGGCCCTGCTGCACGTGGCCGCGCTGCTGAACGAGGCCCGGGAGGCCCAGCGCTGGGGCCTGGCCTTCAGCGAGCCGCGGCTGGACTTGGACCGTCTGCGCGCCTGGAAGGACGAGGTGGTGACGGGTCTGACGGGCGGGCTGGGCGACCTGCGCCAGAAGCGCGGTGTGCGCCACCTGCGCGGCCGCGGCCGGCTGGTGGCCCCGGGGCGCGTGCGCGTGGACCTGGAGGGCGGCGGCCACGCCGAGCTGGGCTTCGAGCGCCTGCTGCTGGCCACGGGCTCGCGGCCCGTGATGCTGCCCGGCCTGCCGGACTCCGCCCGGATCTGGGATTCCACCGGCGCGCTGGAGCTGCCGCGCATCCCGCGCCGCCTGCTGGTGGTGGGCGGCGGGATCATCGGGCTGGAGCTGGGCAGCGTCTACGCGGCCCTGGGCAGCCAGGTGGTGGTGGTGGAGATGCTGCCGGCCATCCTGCCTGGCGCGGATCGGGACCTGGTGCGCATGCTGGAGAAGCGCCTGCTGCCGCGCTTCGCCGCTATCCGCACCGCCACGCGGGTCGGTCAGGTGGTGGAGAACCGCAACGGCCTGAAGGTCACGCTGACCGGGCCCGACGGGGCGGAGACCCAGGAGCGCTTTGACCAGATCCTGGTCTCCGTGGGCCGGCGGCCCAACAGCGACGGACTGGGCCTGGAGCACAGCGCCGTCCAGCTGGACGCGCGCGGCTTCGTCCAGGTGGACGGGAAGCGCCGCACGGCGGATCCGCGGGTCTGGGCCATCGGCGACCTGACGGGCAACCCCATGCTGGCGCACAAGGCCAGCGCCGAGGCCCGCGCGGCCATCGAGGACATGGCCGGGCAGAAGGGGGCCGGCTGGGACCCCGCTGCCATTCCGTCCGTGGTCTACACGGATCCCGAACTGGCCTGGTGCGGCCTGACGGAGGGCGAGGCCAAGGAACAGAGCCGCAAGGTGGCCGTGGCGCGCTTTCCGTGGCAGGCCAGCGGCCGGGCCCTCTCCATGGACCGCCCGGACGGCCTGACCAAGCTGATCATCGACCCGGAAACGGAGCGCGTGCTGGGCGTGGGCATCGTGGGCAAGGGCGCGGGCGAGCTGATCGCCGAGGGCGTGCTGGCGCTGGAAATGGCCGCGCTGGCCTCGGACCTGGCGCGCAGCATCCATCCGCACCCCACCTGCTCCGAGACCCTGATGGAGGCGGCGGAAGTCTTCTACGGACACGCCACCCATTTCCACACGCCCCGCCGCCGCTGATTTCCGCATTCGATGCGGATGATGGACAACAGGTTGGAGTTGGGGAAGACCGCGGCCCGTTGCATCAGCGCCCGCGCTTCCCTACACTTTGCGCTTCCTGAGCCGGCCACGTGCTGGCGATCGGCCGGGAGAGGTGACCGAGTGGCCGATGGTGTGCGCTTGGAAAGCGTATGTAGGGTTACACCTACCGTGGGTTCGAATCCCACCCTCTCCGTCCCACGAAAAAGCCCGCGTTCGCGGGCTTTTTTTTGGCGTGCAAGGAGACGGGGCAACGACCCGCAGGGAACGGCCCATCTACTCGCCAGACCATCCTCTGGAATCAGTCCACCAGTCTTCCCCACACATGGACAGGGTTGTTAAACCGGGATGATCGCCCACCCGCAACCGCAAGTGGGTGGCCTTTTTCTTCAAGCGCGGGGCTGGTCAGGGATTCACTTCGTATCCCTGACCGGAGATTGTGAAGATGGCCGGGCCGGCTCCACTGAGCGGCAGGGCCAGGGATTGGATGGCGGCCAACAAGTCCTGAATGTAAATCGGCTTCCCCAGCACCTTGTCCACACCTTGCGCGTGAGCTTTCTGCAGGGTCGCCGGCGAAAACTGACCGGAGTAGAGGATGGTCTTGATCTGGGGCTGTTTGCCCTTGACCGCCTTGATCAATAACAGGCCATCCATTTCCGGTAGCCGAAAGTCCGAAACAAGTAGATCGTAGGTCCCTTTTTCGCAGGCAGCCAGAGCCGAGGCGGGACCCTGATGCGCGTCCACCCGGTGACCTTCGGAGTGAAGAAAGCGACCCAGACTCAGCAGACTTAGCCAGTCATCATCCACCAGCAGAATGTTCATCCGATTCCCCTCAACAACACGGCCGGTTTTGCAGCTTGCGTGCCAATCGTGTTCCTGGCCTGTGCCAATTATATCTGCTTGTCAATGATAGACATCAATCACGGACATGCAGGTGAGTCGCACGCAGGGCTGTTAGATGAGCGCATCCAGTTGATCAGAATCTGAGGATTCTCAAGAATCTAATGGGTACCTTGCTTTCCGAACCGCCTCAATTCGTCCGCGCAACATCGCCCCTCTGCCAGCAGAAGTGATCGGATCTCCGATTGAGTCGGACGGCCAGGGAAAGCGAGAAACGGATGGGCCATTTGGAAGAACGGCTGAACGATTCTGAGCAGGCATCCGACCGGAAGCAGCGCCTGCAGGAAGCCCTCCAACTTTGCGATCTGCTGAATACGCAAGGTCGGCTAACCGAACTTGAATCGCCTGTGAACACGGCTCTGGAACTGGCCACGGTCTCCAATGACCAACTGAGCCTGGCCCGGGCGTTGAAGTTCCAGTCTCTGCTGCACTACAGCCGGTTGAGCTTTGATCGGGCCCTGGAGTCGGGTTTCAGGGCGGTCAAACTGCTGCAGGGACGCGACGAAGCCGTCCTGCTGTCGAGCCTGCTGAACAACATCGGCGTGTATTACACCGCCCTGGGAATTCCGGAGCGGGGCCTGGAGTACTTTGAGCAGGCCAGCGGACTGGATCCCGAAAACGGCAAAGCCATCAGCAACGCCGGCCAGCGCTTGCTGGTGATGGATCGGGTACCGGAAGCTGTCAAGCGCTTCAGGCAGGCGCTTGAACTGGCGGACCGGTTGGGCGACGAATTGCAGTCTGCCCATTTGTACAAGAACCTTGGTGATGTGAACCTGGCTGCGGGAGACATCGACACCGCCGAAATCCACTTCACGAAGGCGCTGGAAGTGGGGCGCCGCCTGCAGGACAACGTCACTTGTGCCTTTGCCCTGATCGGCTTGAGCAAGGTCGCCCTCAGCCGGGAATCAGCTGTCGAGGCGCGCGACCTGGCCCGGGAAGCCCTGGCATTGGCTGAACAACTGAACAGCAACGAACTCAGGTGGTTCGGGCTGTTGTCCCTGGCCGATGGTTGCCGGGCCATCGGCGATGACAAGGAACTGGCCAACGTCTTGACCCAAAGCCTGCAGTTGCACGAACAGATGTATTCCGGGAGCATCACGCAGCGAATCGCTGAGCTGGAAGCCACCTACAAGCTGGAGCGCAAGGAACTGGAAACAAAGCGCCTGCTTGAGCAGCAGGCCCGGCTGGCGTCCATCGGTGTGATGGGCGCAGGAATCACCCACGAGATCAATCAGCCGCTCAACGCCATTACGATCAATGCGGACGGCATGCTATTCAAGGATGATCGGGAAAAGGTCCTCCCGAAGGAGTACCGCGAGTCCGTCGAGCAAATCCACCAGGCCGCCACGCGCATCGACGAGATCGTCAAGCACATGCGCAGTTTCTGGTCCCGGCCCGACTACCTGAAACACGTCTCCTTCGACCTCAACGAAGGCATTAAGAACGCCCTGGGACTGATTCGCCGACAGGTGGCCAGTCACGGCATCGCGCTCGAGACCAGCCTGTGCAAAGGCCAGATTCCCGTGCTCGGAATCAGCATTCACCTGGAACAGATTGTGATCAACCTCGTGGTCAACGCGATGCACAGCCTGGACAAGCTGACGTCCGGCGAGCGGCGGATCACGCTGACGACTTCGCGGGACAACGGACTGGCCCGACTCACGGTCTGCGACACCGGAGAAGGTCTGCCCGAGGGCGTCAAGGACCGGCTGTTTGATCCCTTCTATTCGACCAAGCCCGCCGGTGAGGGCATGGGACTGGGTCTGGCCATCGTCAAGAGCTTCATCGAAGAGATGGACGGCTGCATCGAATGCGCCAATCAGCCGCAGGGCGGTGCCATGTTCAGCATCACGCTGCCCATCGAGGGCTGGGGGAAGGATCGATGAAGGTTCTGCTGATCGATGACGATCCCAGCAGCCTGCAGGCCCTGGAACGCTATCTGCGCGATCCGTTCGGCTATCAGGTGCTCACGGCCGCGAACTGCGAGGAAGGCCTGGCCCTGTTCGAGGCGAACGACATCTCCATCGTGCTCAGCGACATCCGCATGGAAGGCATGACCGGTCTGGAGATGCTCGACCGGATCAAGGCCAGTGACAAGGGCCGCGACACC harbors:
- a CDS encoding 2-oxo acid dehydrogenase subunit E2; protein product: MAIIITLPDLGENIKAGELTALLVKPGDPVRADSPVLELETDKAVVEVPAGRAGRVLEWLARVGERLEVGAALLSLEEAAEADGAPAASVATAEPAPAAAPPPAPDLPVTAAPAPAPAAPPVSAPSSGSVAPGPPPGEHGLPVPASPTVRRLARELGVDIRRVAGAGPGGRISREDVKAHVKELLARSASVDAGGPGLPAEDLPDFSRWGAVEELPLSGVRRTTARHLASAWLLTPRVTQQDRADITELEAFRKRQQALLDRRPDAPRLTMTAILIRVLAQALRQFPQVNASLDLGREKLIRKHYCHVGVAVDTERGLLVPVLRDADHKGVLQLARELGELSRRARERKSGPEELQGACVTLTNLGGIGGTGFTPIVNHPEAAILGVSRASVEPVWNEATRTFEPRLLLPLSLSYDHRIVDGADGARFTRWICEALESPLLLVF
- the lpdA gene encoding dihydrolipoyl dehydrogenase produces the protein MSEITHAPLLILGAGPGGYAAAFLAADLGLEPVLVAPEENPGGVCLHVGCIPSKALLHVAALLNEAREAQRWGLAFSEPRLDLDRLRAWKDEVVTGLTGGLGDLRQKRGVRHLRGRGRLVAPGRVRVDLEGGGHAELGFERLLLATGSRPVMLPGLPDSARIWDSTGALELPRIPRRLLVVGGGIIGLELGSVYAALGSQVVVVEMLPAILPGADRDLVRMLEKRLLPRFAAIRTATRVGQVVENRNGLKVTLTGPDGAETQERFDQILVSVGRRPNSDGLGLEHSAVQLDARGFVQVDGKRRTADPRVWAIGDLTGNPMLAHKASAEARAAIEDMAGQKGAGWDPAAIPSVVYTDPELAWCGLTEGEAKEQSRKVAVARFPWQASGRALSMDRPDGLTKLIIDPETERVLGVGIVGKGAGELIAEGVLALEMAALASDLARSIHPHPTCSETLMEAAEVFYGHATHFHTPRRR
- a CDS encoding response regulator: MNILLVDDDWLSLLSLGRFLHSEGHRVDAHQGPASALAACEKGTYDLLVSDFRLPEMDGLLLIKAVKGKQPQIKTILYSGQFSPATLQKAHAQGVDKVLGKPIYIQDLLAAIQSLALPLSGAGPAIFTISGQGYEVNP
- a CDS encoding ATP-binding protein yields the protein MGHLEERLNDSEQASDRKQRLQEALQLCDLLNTQGRLTELESPVNTALELATVSNDQLSLARALKFQSLLHYSRLSFDRALESGFRAVKLLQGRDEAVLLSSLLNNIGVYYTALGIPERGLEYFEQASGLDPENGKAISNAGQRLLVMDRVPEAVKRFRQALELADRLGDELQSAHLYKNLGDVNLAAGDIDTAEIHFTKALEVGRRLQDNVTCAFALIGLSKVALSRESAVEARDLAREALALAEQLNSNELRWFGLLSLADGCRAIGDDKELANVLTQSLQLHEQMYSGSITQRIAELEATYKLERKELETKRLLEQQARLASIGVMGAGITHEINQPLNAITINADGMLFKDDREKVLPKEYRESVEQIHQAATRIDEIVKHMRSFWSRPDYLKHVSFDLNEGIKNALGLIRRQVASHGIALETSLCKGQIPVLGISIHLEQIVINLVVNAMHSLDKLTSGERRITLTTSRDNGLARLTVCDTGEGLPEGVKDRLFDPFYSTKPAGEGMGLGLAIVKSFIEEMDGCIECANQPQGGAMFSITLPIEGWGKDR